In Bos taurus isolate L1 Dominette 01449 registration number 42190680 breed Hereford chromosome 17, ARS-UCD2.0, whole genome shotgun sequence, the genomic window GACCTCACCTTGAGAACCACTCCTTGTGGGTGCTCTATCCTGCATTCTTTATCTAGAACTCTCCCTTATAAAACATTGCCTGTCGAGTGcctcctcacctcctcctctggctttGCGCCTGAGCTGTGTAGGATACGTCAATGTGTCATCCTTTTGAATGTACTGGTAAGCCCCAAGGATGTCCACATTCTCCTCCTGGTTTCACTGATGAGGGAAACAGAGCCCCAGAGAACTTCAGTCTCTTACCCAAAGCAGCACAGAACAGAGCTCAGCAGGAGTTTTGACCCCGCAAGGCCCTGGAGGGTGTTTCCAAGACCCCAGCCTGGCCACCCAGCCTGGTTCCTGCTGTCAGGAAcccaggggcagggagaggaggtgCTGGTTTCTTCTGAAGCAGCTTGGCTTAGAAGATAAGGTGGGGAAGAAAGTGGAGACCAGATAAACAGGGGAGCCAACGAAAGCCTGAGGCTGGCACCCCCTGAGTCCTTCCCCGAGGGACAGAGATGGAGCCAGCACCCTGGCCGCCTACCACCCCAGCAACCTCATCCCCATGGTGACCCCCCGATCAACCCGGGGTGACCCTTGGAAGAGGAGACTCATGGTTATCATTTGTCTCCACGGACTGGTAACAAACAAGGTTCATAATGGTGCCTTAGTACGGGTGGGGAAGCTGAGTCTCACTTAGGGTGTCTTGGGACTTACCTGAGGTCATGAGCAGGTTAGTAGCAGAGCCCAGAAGGTCTTCAGGCTTCTCCCCAGAGCTCTACTTGCCGGCTCAGGGGTGTTCAGTTTACCCCAGGATATCCAGGGCATCATGGGACTTTACCTGTCTCTTGTTAGCATATAAGTGAGTCattcattgagcacctactgtatattGAGACGTTTATAGGATGCTTTACATGGTATCTCTCTGAATCTGCAGAGCAACCCCAAGAGTTAAATGTGATCCATCAGAGTTTACAGACAGGAGCCCAGGTATTCAGAGAGGTCAAGAAATTTACCCCAGGTCACACTGCATGCCAGGGCCAAACCCACAGTCTACCAAGGGTCAAAACTGTGTTCTCATTCACTCCTCACGGAGGCTAAGGACAAAAGGAGCCCTAAGCTGGGAGGCGGGGAGCCTAGCATTTATCCTGGACCTGCTCCTCCTCCTGTTTCCCAGTCGGTGCAGCGGCCTCAAAGGCCCTTCATCTCAGCCTAACTGTGCCGACTGAGGCCCAAGGGCTCTAGGTGCAGAGAATGCTAGAGGGTCTCCCCTGATGTTGCCCCCTGCCCCTGGGCAGTTTGCTTTCAGAGACGACGTGCCTCTGGTGCGGCTGGAGGTGGCAGACGAGTGGGCGCGGCCGGAGCAAGCCGTGGTGAGGTACCGCATAGAGACGGTGTTCGCCCGCAGCTCCTGGGACTGGATTGGCTTGTACCGGGTGAGAAGGGCAGGGGCGGTCAGCAGATCGGGGAGGGAACTTGGGGCCTGAAGGGGCAGCCAGGGACCCATACAGGACTTCTCCAGAGTTTTATGTCACCCAGGGAGGCTGCTAGGGTCACCGTTACGGGTCACGATCCTGATTGCTCTCGCCCCAGGTGGGTTTCCGTCACTGCAAGGACTACGTGGCTTATGTCTGGGCCAAACACGAGGATGTGGACGGGAGCGCCtaccaggtattttttttttttttcttttcctaccaGGTATTTAAGGGGAGGGAGAGTGGGAGGAAGCCCTCATTGCCCTTGGGGGCTCAGGATTCCGTTTCAGGGGTCCTGAGGCTGCCTCCCTCACCCCAACCTGGACCTAAACCTCCCGACCCACCAGGTGACCTTCAGTGAGGAGTCACTGCCCAAAGGCCACGGAGACTTCATTCTAGGTTATTACAGCCACACCCACGGCATCCTCATCGGTGTCACTGAGCCCTTCCAGGTGAGTGGTCCTGGCTGCAGGGTttgaggctgggggtggggaggtggcgCCAGAAGACTGTTCAGATCCTCTAGCGCCTCTGCGTTCTCTGTGAGCTCTTCAGTAGCCTGACCTTCCTGGGCCTGCCAACGGGGAGGGCGGGAGGGGTTCCCAGAGGCCTCCACAGCCTGTTAGGGAGAGGGGCACCCCAGTGAGCAGCCTTGCTCCCCGCCCCCAGATCTCGCTGCCTACCTCGGAGCCGACCAGCAGCAGCACAGACAGCTCGGGCACCAGCTCGGAGGATGAGGATGACAGCACCCTGGAGCTGCTGGCACCCAAGtcccgcagccccagccccggCAAGTCCAAGCGGCACCGCAGCAGGAGCCCAGGCCTGGCTCGCTTCCCCACCCTTGCCCTGCGGCCCTCGTCCCGGGAGCGCCGGGGCACCAGCCGAAGCCCCTCGCCCCAGAGCCGCCGCCTGCCCCGGGCAGCCCCTGACGGGGCCGGCAACGGTGGCAGccggggcagcagtgaggaggggCCTCCTGGGCTGCCGGGGGCCTGGGCCTTCCCGCCATCTGTGCCTCGAAGCCTGGGCTTGCTGCCTGCCTTGCGCCTAGAGACTGTAGACCCCGGTGGGGGTGGCTGCTGGGGACCTGATCGGGAGGCCCTGGCCTCCTCCGGCAGCCTGTCTCCCAGCCCCCAGGGTCGGCAGGGGCTAGAGGAGGGGGGCCTGGGGCCctgagggtggggtgggcgggCGGGCCCAGGGGTCCCCCACTCTGCCTCAGTCTTCTGCAAACCCACCTGCCTCCCACCGGCTGCTGCTCCAGCTTGATCTGCACCTGCCACTCTGTTCTGGCCAGGGGTGGTCCCTCAAACTCAGTCCTGGCACCTCAACTGTGACAATCAGCAAAGCCCTATCCTGGCCCCCATCTGGGATGGGGGGCGGAGCAAACCCAGAGGTCATTGTTTAGGAATTAAATTCTCCAGCTTCACTCCCGACTCCTTCCTAACTTGCTAGCAGtctggggtggggagcaggtggTCGGAGGAAAGGACTACAGAGGCGAGAGGATGACAGGTCTGACAATGACTAGGCACCAGCTGTATACATTACACATGCCATCTCCTTTAATCAGCACCATAAGCCTGAGTTGTGGCACTGAGTTCAGTGCAGTTCttagccccatttcacagatgagcaaactgaagcCTTCAAGAGGTGCTATGAACCTTTGCAAATCAGTTGTCTTAAGTGCAGTTTGGCTGGGTGTTGGAGGGAGAGAACATTTACTGGGTGCTGAGTGCTGTCTGGGAATTGGTTCACTTAATCctcaacaaccctatgaggtagctCCTGTCTACATCCCTCTTTCTCAgaggaggaaactaaggctcagagtgAAGGAGGTCTCTTGCCCAAGGGCATAAGGAAGATCTGAATTTAGGTTTAGGGCAGAAAGAATGGGCCAGGGTTGGGCTGGGAAGGGCATAGCAGCTGTTAATAGAAGGGGTCCCTTGAGGAAGAGGGGAGTTAAGAAGCCCCTCTCTAGCTCCCCCATCCTGTATTCAGACACAGGCACTTCTGTGACATCCCTCCTTCACCACCCTCTGCCCCCAGACCTCAGCAGGCAGGCTCTGGGGTTTTCCTGGACAACTCTTTTGAGACGTGTGTTAATTTCACAACATGGACATATGTGTACCTCCTCCTGGTACCTCCTGGGGCTTCTGCAATGTTACCCTCTCCTCTTTCCCATCTGGTTGTTAACTCCCTGGGAAGGCCCAAGCCTGGGGCAGCAGAATGAGCCTCCTGAATACCACATCCAAGCACAGAGAGGTTGTGTCACCAGCCCAAGATCACCCAGCACAGCAGGAGACATGGTCCAGCATTTGGGCCTTGGCCGTCCCCAACCCTACCCATGGGGCCCTCTGTCTGTCCACAAGAGCCTGTCCATGCTTCAGTCTCACAATGGAGGGAAAGCTGAGACCTGCCCCCTTCCCAGGGCCCAGCAAAGCCCTGGGTCCGATCTAGTGCCCAGGAGAACAAGAAGTGAGGTCACTGGTTCCAGGGTTTCTGCTGCCCTTTGGGTCCTCTGGCTCCCTGGGTCAGCTGCAGGCACCGGTCGTAGAATGATGTGGGGGCCTTTGGGTGCTCTGAAGGCCTTGCCTGCCTGTGGTGTGTGCCTGACCCCTGGAGCTGGCGTCGCCTCTGCTGAAGTCGCCGCAGGTGCTGAGCTGCCACTCTGATGGCCCTGGGGTCACTGGAACAGCTGTGGGGACAGAAGAGGGGGACAGGGGGTCATAGCTGGCAAGAAACCCACCCTGCTCTGCACACAGGgcaaccaaggcccagagaggagcaaggatggggctggggtggggagtggttATACTTAGCAGGGGGCAGAATAAACCTAATCTGGTACCTAGAGGCCGGGGTTCTACCCTAGATGACTGCAGAAACCTGGgccactgagcctcagtttccctacatatgaaataggaaaagaaacaagGAGTTGGTTTTGAGGATCAGAATCGAAATGATACTGTGGCTTAGGAGGAAGAGTTCAGGAGGTGCTTCACTAGCTGTTCTGCAGGCCTTGCCTACATACATCACACACAACATGCCCTGGTGTCTACCTCCATTTCACAGGTAACAAAATGGAGGTATGGACAGGGGATTCAGCTGGCAAGATCACACAGGAAGTAGAAGACGGAGCTGAGATGCAACCTATGTGGGCCCTTGACCCGCTCCATCGCCCTCTCAGCCCAGGTGCATAAAAAGGGGAGAGGCAACCCACCCCCTTGGAGAAGACCCCCGTCCCTCCTGGCCCTGCCATCACCTACTCTTTGACCTCAGCACAGTCCAGCGGAGGGGCCAGTTTGAAGCAGGTCATGCCCAGCAGCTCCTGATGCATGATGGCGCCCACAGGTGGGTTGTGGAGCCTCAGGAAGCGGGCCAGCCTGAGGGCAGAGGCAGGTTCAGACTAGGGCAGGGCCTTTCCAGCCTGGAGTCCCTTCCCAGTGGCTGGCAACAGGCAGCCCATCCCCCAGGGGTGCGAGCAGGCCTCACCGGCGTGTGCAATTGCAGTGGAAGAGGGGGTCCCGGGCGCTGTTGAACAGCTGGAACTTGGTCTCCTGGGGCCCGATCTGATGCTCACACCGGTCCAGGCGGCGGAAGCTGCGGCAGGCCTGGCGGAcgcctgggggcaggggcagtggTGAGGGGAGCCCCGCCCCACATCGAGGTCTCACTGGTGCCCGCTGCCCTCTGGCACAGGCTCAGTCCCACACACACAGTGTCCCTTCATCTGTCCTCTGTGCTCTCAGAGTGCTTCACACGTAGAGgagacgcacacacacacacacacacacacacacacacacacacagagcagtgctgccatgggggaagcccagaAAGGTAAGAGTGCTCAGAAAAGGTTTCCTGGAGGCAGAGGCTGCTAAGCTGACGCTGAAGGAGGAAGACTCAGGGAGAATGCCCCAGGGAACAGGAGTGACATACGCAAAGGCCCAGTGGCGGGAGAGAGCAAGTGGCTTCAGAGGAAACAAATCCAGTTTGTGCAGGTGGAATTTTGACTGGGGAGTAGGGTTTGCAGGACCAGCACCCAAAGACCCCTGGGTGCTGGAACACCGTGGAGGGGGCTCAGCGGGGAATCCCCTGGTCAAGATTGCAGCTTATGAAAATCCCTCTGGCTGTAGTGTGATTTGATGGGTGAAGTTGGGAGTCGCTGGAAGTTCAGAGCAGGAAAGGAAATAACACAGGGTGTCCCCAACCCCACACAGAGGCTCCTCTTTACCTCAGGCGCCCCCAAAGCTAGGTTAGGTTCTGCACTCACCCTGAGGTTTTAAGCCACCCTGAGGCCCCTGGAGACCTGGATTGGTGACCTCCGACTGGACTCTGGGGAGCATGGCAGGCCCAGGGGAGGCCGCAGGTGCCTGGAGGGCTGTGGCCTTGGCTTGACTGGGGTGCCTAGACTCTTTCTGCTGTGATGGCCACTTCTGAGGATGCTGCATCAGCCGAGGCTGGCTGGGGGCTGTGTTCTGGGGGCTGGGACTTGACGGGGTGGCAGGGGAGCTCCAAGAGGCATTGTAGAGTGTCCTGGGCTGGAGACGAGCGAGGGACACAGAGCCGTACCTTCTACACCTGGGAGGCAGCACATGGTGGCATTGGTCACCCAGAATCATCCCTCCCAGAGGGCCCCAGGCTCATCTCCATGGAGATCGGGGCTCTGCCAGTCCCATTCCCTCAGCCCATAGCCCACTGGGTTGTACGGGGCACCAGGGAATGTCTGTGTCCTggggcccccaccccctccccgagGAGAGGACAGGGAGGACAGGACGAGACATGGTTCCCTGGAGGACGGACATACAGACAGGCCTCCCCCCCAGCCTTGGAGCCCCAGCTCCCCCACCCTGGCTGGGAAGGGGGTCAAAAGGGGAACCAACATACCCGCCCCACCAGTACCACTCCACACAGGCCTCCTGCTCCTCCAGCACAAAGCAGGGGATTGCTAGCACGTTGAAGAAGACCACGCCCACGATGTCGGAGACGGAGTCCCACTGGTTCTGCAGGCACTGCTGGAACCTGCCCCAGAGCCGGCGCTCAGTCCCCGGACCTGAGAGGGCTACCTGGCTCCTCTCCCAGGCCACCCAGCCACCACTACCAGCCAGGTGACGTGAGGTCCAAGAATCCCACATCCTGTTAAACCTCAGCTTTCCCACTGCACAGGGGAGTCTGGCTGGCTGATCCTTTGGGACCCTCTGGAGCCCAGACTCTGCACCCAGTAACTGGGTAACCCCACCCTGAGCTcccagccctccctgcccaccgCTAACTAACCTGGCATCACAGCTGCAGTGGGAGATGGTGTGGAATCGGTAGTTCCGGATGCCGTAGTTGTACTGGAAGGGCGAGACCGTCTGGGGGCAGTGGTCATGTTCCTGGCAGCAGAGGTCAGGGCCCTGGAAGACCCCTGCAGGGAGCAAAGGGAGCACTGGCTCAGCGGTCCCAGGACCCTGGGCACCACATGCCAGCTCTGCCCACGTGGTGTCGGGAGCAGAGACACCTCTGTGTCAGCCTCTGTGGGACTCACGGTTCCAACACTTGAAGAGAACACCCAGGTACAGCCTATGCTGGGCAATGCCAAGTGCCAGGCAGCCCACCCAGGAGCCCTTGTCCATGGAAAAATCTTCCTCAGGTGAACAGGTGTCTGCCTCTAGAGTTCTCAGGCTCGCACCCCAAGTGAAACTCCAAAGTTCCGAATGTGTGTGAGATGGGAAGGCAAACAGTAGGGTGCAACCTTGCTGGTGCAGTGAGGCATTGTCAGGAtgccaacctgctccagtgtAAGCGC contains:
- the PLA2G3 gene encoding group 3 secretory phospholipase A2 precursor — its product is MGVLVALLGVLSFLGVAPGGSPTLHLHSTSCHLARPTASIPLGSLSFLGKDVQGLALFHARWDGHGRLQVCSRQDEPELTAAFRALCAGELTRGSFIHTPGPELQRALAILQSQWEACQGPAESPAGTREKRAAGQSGAPGIRHQRVKRGWTMPGTLWCGVGDSAGNSTELGVFQGPDLCCQEHDHCPQTVSPFQYNYGIRNYRFHTISHCSCDARFQQCLQNQWDSVSDIVGVVFFNVLAIPCFVLEEQEACVEWYWWGGCRRYGSVSLARLQPRTLYNASWSSPATPSSPSPQNTAPSQPRLMQHPQKWPSQQKESRHPSQAKATALQAPAASPGPAMLPRVQSEVTNPGLQGPQGGLKPQGVRQACRSFRRLDRCEHQIGPQETKFQLFNSARDPLFHCNCTRRLARFLRLHNPPVGAIMHQELLGMTCFKLAPPLDCAEVKDCSSDPRAIRVAAQHLRRLQQRRRQLQGSGTHHRQARPSEHPKAPTSFYDRCLQLTQGARGPKGQQKPWNQ
- the INPP5J gene encoding phosphatidylinositol 4,5-bisphosphate 5-phosphatase A isoform X2 — protein: MEEQTFKDRKRRGRGGSRVPPLSLLSPLRQGNKGGVSVRLAAFGHMLCFLNCHLPAHMDKAEQRKDNFQTILSLQQFQGPGAQGILDHDLVFWFGDLNFRIESYDLHFVKFAIDSEQLHQLWEKDQLNMAKNTWPILKGFQEGPLNFAPTFKFDVGTNKYDTSAKKRKPAWTDRILWKVKAPGGGPSPSGRESHRLQVTQHSYRSHMEYTVSDHKPVAAQFVLHFAFRDDVPLVRLEVADEWARPEQAVVRYRIETVFARSSWDWIGLYRVGFRHCKDYVAYVWAKHEDVDGSAYQVTFSEESLPKGHGDFILGYYSHTHGILIGVTEPFQISLPTSEPTSSSTDSSGTSSEDEDDSTLELLAPKSRSPSPGKSKRHRSRSPGLARFPTLALRPSSRERRGTSRSPSPQSRRLPRAAPDGAGNGGSRGSSEEGPPGLPGAWAFPPSVPRSLGLLPALRLETVDPGGGGCWGPDREALASSGSLSPSPQGRQGLEEGGLGP